GCTGGAATATTTATGTCACAATTCTGGGGAAAGAAAGATATTTCCAGCATTCATAAATTTTTAGGAATATCCCTTGTATTTGGAATAATAGCAACTATTTTTTATGCAGCAGTGGCATTTTTTATGCCTGAAAAAATAATGAATATATTTACAAAAGAAATAATTGTAATATCACTAGGAAAGAATTATTTGAGAATGGTAGCATTAAGTTACATATTTACTACTATCTCTTTAGCTTTTGCAGCTTCACTCAGAAGTATAGGACAGACAAAAATACCTATGTATGGAAGTTTAGTAGGTCTTGTATTTAATGGAATTTTAAATTATATATTCATATTTGGTAAGTTTGGAGCTCCTGCTATGGGAGTTGCTGGAGCTGCTTTAGGGACTACTGTATCAAGGTGTATGGAACTTTCTTTTATACTTTTTATTATATATAAAAATAAGAATATTGTAGCAGGAAATTTATCTCAGCTTTTAAATTTTGATTTTTCTCTTGTGATAAAATTTTTTAAAACGGCTACACCAGTTATATTTAATGATGTAATGTGGATTGGTGGAATAACAGCATATTTTGTGGCTTATTCAAAGTTAGGAACAAATGCTACTGCAACTATGCAGATAGCCAATACAATAAATAATGTATTTAATATATTTGGAATAGGTATAGCTTCAGCGTCTGCGATATTGATAGGGAACAAGATAGGAGCAGGTCTTGAGGAAGAAGCAAAAAAAGATGCTTTAAAAATATCAGTATTTGGAGTCATGATTGGAATAATAATAGGAGTAGTATTTTTTGTGGTAGCTCCACTTATAGCAATGCTGTTTAAAATAACTCCAGAAACATATCAGAATGTGATAGTTGTACTGAGGATAATGGCAGCAGCTCTTCCTTTAAGATTTTTTGGAATAGTACAGATTATAGGTGTGCTTCGTGGAGGAGGAGATGTTCTCTATGCAATAGTAACGGAATTAGTAGCTGTCTGGTGCATTGGAGTTCCGTTATCATTTTTAGGAGCTGTATATTTTAAATTTCCAATAGTTTTAGTATATTTGATGGTGTGTTTAGAAGAGCCATTTAAAGTGGTAGCTACTGTTCCAAGACTTCGTTCAGGAAAGTGGATAAAAAATTTAATAAAGTAATAAAGAAGGGCACTTCAGTTGAGGTGTCTTTTTAATTTATCCAAAATTAAGAAAAGGAATAGATAAAATAGTAGTATTTTTGGTATGAGTACTGGAAATAAATGTAAAAAAATATAAAATAAATAAAAAGGCAGGGGGAAAATCTCTGTCTTTTTTTATACTTAAGAAATTTTTATAAAGTGACATAATTTCGTTTTTTATGCCGCAAATACGTTTATTTATATACATAAAAAACTTTTTTAGAATTTTTTGTATTTTTATTGACATAAAATAAAAAATATTATATATTTATATCAACTAAGTAATGTATATCCATCAAATAAACGTATATACGATATAAATGGAGGAGCGAAGATGTATGAAGAATTATTGAAAGTATTGAGAAAAGAAAAAATAGTAGCAATATTAAGAGATGTTCCTTTAGAAAAATTTGAAAAAACATTAGAAATTTTAAAAAAAGAAGGAATAAAGATTTTAGAAATAACATTAAACAGTAAAGATGTAGAGAAACAATTTGAAATACTTAAAGAAAAATATTTGAATGATTTTGTAATTGGAGCAGGAACAGTAGTAACCCTAGAGGGATTAAATTTTGCTGTAGAAAATGGAGCTAAATTTATACTTACACCTAATATAGATGAAGAAATATTAAAAGAAGCAGAAAAGATTGGAATATTGTGTGTATGTGGATTTTTTACAGCTTCTGAAGCTATGAAAGCTAAGAAATACAGTTGCTGTAAAATTTTAAAATTATTTCCAGCAGGAGAAGTTCCATTTTCTTATTTAAAATCTCTTAAGGGTCCAATAAATGATCTTGAATGTATGGCAGTAGGAGGTGTTAACAGAAATAATGTTTCTGAATTTTTAAAAGCAGGTTTCAGCTGTCTTGGTATAGGAAGTTCTCTAGTGGATAATAAACTAATAAAGGCAGGGAAATTTGATGAATTAAGAGAGAATATAATTGCTATAAAAAAAGCTGCTGAAAGTTTTTAGCAAGGAAATGGTGAAAATGAAAAAAATAGTAACAATAGATGCAGGAACTTCTAATTTAAGAATCAGAATTGTAGAAGGAAAAAATATAATTTTCGAAAAAAAAGAAAATTATGGAGTAAAAATCGGAAAAGAAAAATTTAAAAATGAACTATATAAACTTTTAAAAGAATGTATAAAAGAAAATAAAATAGAGAAAGAAGAAATTGAATGTATAATTGCTTCAGGAATGATAACTTCTGCTTTGGGATTGATGGAAATAGAACATTTGTATGTTCCTGTATCTTTAGAAAAATTTTCTAAAAGTATGGTAAAAGTAAAATTCTTTGAATTTGAAATATATTTAATAACAGGAATAAAAGTAGAAAAAGAATATTTTAAAGAAGAACATCTAAAAAGTATAGATGTAATAAGGGGAGAAGAGGTAGAAGTATTTGGAATACTTGAAGAGATAAAAGTAGATGAACCAACACTTGTAATTCTTCCAGGATCACATAATAAATTTATAGAAGTATCTGATGGAAATATAGTGGACCTTCTTACAACTATGAGTGGAGAAATTTATGATGTGATGACCAAATATACTATATTGAAAACTTCTGTAGATGAAAAATTTGCTGATAAAATAGAAAAAAAATATTTAGAATTAGGAAATAAAATAGGAAAAAAATATGGAATAAATCAAGGTTCATTTATGCTAAGAGGTTTAGATTTATCAGAAAAGCTTACAATAAATGAAAAATCTAACTATCTTTTAGGATTAGTTTTAAGTGAAGATATAACATCATTAGAAAAAAATGGTTATTTGAAAAAATATAAAAAGTTAATAATAGCAGGGGGGAATATAATTGCTAAAGGGTTATTTGAACTATTGTCAGAAATGAAGCTAGATAATGATATTCGGATAATAAGTTCAAATGAGTTAGCAACAAAGGGAGCATTAAAAATTTGGGAACAAAGCAAAAAATAAGGTGGGATATTATGTTAAATAAGTCAACTTTGAAGACAATGGAAATACTTGAAAAAATTTCTAATTCAAAAAATGGAATGACAATAACACAGCTTTCAAAAGAATTGGAAATTCCAAGAAGTTCTGTAGATGATATAGTTAAAGCTTTAATTTTTAAGAAATATCTTTATTGCTGTGATGAAAGTCTGAAATTGTATCAGCTTGGAAATAAAATATTTGAACTTTCATTAAAAATGAGAAGCAAGAGAGAAGTACTGGATATAGTGACCCCATTTTTAAGAGAATTAGTTAATGAATTTAATGATACATTGTTTTTTGGTTTAAAAGATGGAGATGATATATTATATCTTTCAAAAATAGAAAGCTCAAAAACTGTGAGAACTACAGCAGTATTAGGAAGCAGAAAATCATTGTACTATACAGGGCTTGGAAAGGCTATCCTATCAACTTATTCTGAAAAAGATTTAGATGAATATATTGCCAGAACTAAATTAGAACCTAAAACAGACTATACAATAGTTGATTCAGATAAATTAAAAAAAGATATTTTAGAAACAAAAAAGAGAGGATATTCTATAGATTACAGAGAAGGAGATATAGAAGTTTCTTGTGTAGCAGCTCCAATATATCAAGAAGGAAAAATATTTGGTGCCATAAGTTTAGCAGGATTATATACAACAATAGATGAAGAGGAAACAAGAAAAAGAGGAAAAAAAATAAAAGACACAGCTGAAAAAATATCAGAAATTTTAAATTAAGAAATTAGGAGGAATGAGGATGAAAAAGTTATTAATAGTTTGCATGTTTATTGTTTTATCAACGTTTGGATATGCTGAAAAAGTTATGAGAGTAGGGCTGGGAGTTCCAGAGTCGCATTTTGAATATAAAGGAATGGAACTTTTTAAGAAAAATCTTGAAGAGAAGACAAATAAAGAAATAAGAGTAGAACTTTATCCATCAAATCAAATTGGAGTTGATCAAGAGGTTTTAGAACAAATCAAATTTGGAGCAGCTCATATGAATCTTCCAGATCCAGCAGTATTAGGAACATTTGTAAAAGAATTTCAGTTTCTATCTTTTCCTTTCATATTTGATACTCAGGAAAAAGCTATGGAAGTATGTAATGGCGAATGGGGAGATGAACTATTAAAGAAATTAGAAAAAGCAGGATATGTAGGACTAGGATTTGGACCATTTGGTTTTAGACATGTAACTAACAATGCAAGAGAAATAAAATCTATTGAAGATTTTAAAGGATTGAAAATTAGAACAATGCAAAATCCGTTACATTTAAAAGTATTTAGAGCTTTGGGAGCAAATCCTACACCAATGCCATTCAGTGAACTATTTTCTGCTCTTCAGCAAGGTGTTGTAGATGGACAGGAAAATCCAATGATGAATATTTATTCTCAAAAAATTTCAGAAGTTCAAAAATATGGAACTATGACAGGACATGTATATAGTTGGGTTGTATTAGTTGTTGGAAAAATTTCTATGATTCATTGACACCAGAGCAACAAACTATAATGCAGGAATCTGCTGATATAGCTATAGCTTATATGGCAGAATCAGTGGCAAAAGATGATGAAACAGCAAGAGAAGAAATGGCAAAAACAGGGTTAGTATTTGTAGAACCTTCTGAAGAGTTTAAAACAAAAATAAAAGAGATAGTAGCTCCAATATTAGAAAAAGAAGGAGATAAAATCAATAAAGATATGTATAAAAAACTTAAAGAAGCAACAAAATAAATTTTTGATGAATAGGAGATAAAGATGGGCGAAAGAAAAGAATTTGAGTACTATGTAATAACTGGAGCAATGTTGTTGCTTGTACTTATGGGAGTGCTGCAAATATTATTCAGATTTGTTCTCAATTTTTCTTTATCATGGACAGAGGAGTTAAGCAGATATTTATTTATCTTGATGGTCTATACTGGAGCTTCATTAGCTCTAAAAAGAAAAAAGCATGTTAGAGTGGAATTGATAGATATTTATGTAAAGAGTAAAATAAAAAAATATATTTTTATATTTAATGATATAGTAATGATTTGGTTGTTATTATTAGTAGGTTATGCAGGATTAAAAATCTCTATGACAACATATGAGATGGAACAGTTATCTCCTGCTTTGGGATTGCCTATGTACTTAGTTTATGGAATAATTCCGCTGACTTTCTTATTTGGAGCTTGCAGAGCTTTCCAAGTTTTGATTGCTGAAATCAAAGGAGGAAAAGAATAACAATGCAAATATTTATGATAATGATGATAATATTTATAATTGCTATATTTATAGGAATTCCCATTGCATACTGTATAGGTATTTCTGGACTGGTAGGATTGTTTATCAGTGGAATAAGTGTAGAATTTGTAGCCAAAACAGTTTTTACAGGATTGGATAGTTACACATTTCTAGCTATACCAATGTTTATCCTTGCAGGGCTGATAATGGAAAAGGGTGGAATATCCAATAGGCTGATAAAACTTGCCACTTCATTAGTAGGAAATGTTTATGGGGGATTAGGAATAATAACAGTTATAGCTTGTTTCTTCTTCGCTGCTATTTCAGGATCTTCTCCAGCAACAGTTGCAGCTATTGGGGCAATGATGATTCCAGCAATGAAAGAAGAAGGATATGATACAGCTTTTGCAGGAGCTTTAACAGCGGCTTCTGGTTCTATGGGAGTATTAGTTCCTCCATCAGTTACAATGATAATATACGCAATTACAGCAGAGGTATCAATAGGAGAATTATTCCTTGCAGGATTTGTACCTGGAGCACTTTTAACAGTGTGTTTGATAGTTACTGTATATATAATAGCTAAAAAGAATAACTACAGAAGTAAAAAAGTTGAAAGATTGTCAGGTAAAGATTTTCTTAAAGCTGTTTGGAATGCTAAATGGTCAATGTTAATTCCATTTATAATCCTGGGAGGAATATACAGTGGAATATTTACAGCAACTGAATCTGCAATTGTAGCAGTTGTTTATGCTTTAGTAATAAGTATATTTGTTCATAAGGAATTAAAATTCTCACAAGTGCCTATTATAGTAGCACAGGCAGCTTTGACAACATCAACTGTAGTAATAATTTTAGGGTTTGCAATTGCCTTTGCAAGATATTTAACAATGGCACAAATTCCACAAGAGTTTGCAAAAGAGATATTGAGTTTAACAAATAATGTATATGTAATATATTTGATGTTTATAGTTTTGGCATTTGTAGCTGGAACTTTTATGGCAATAGAAGCACAGATTTTAATTTTTACTCCAATGTTCCTTCCAATATTAAAGAATTTAGGAGTAGATCCAATACATTTTGGAATAATATTTATAATTTCAGCTCAAATAGGATTCTTAACACCACCTGTTGGAGTAAATCTATTTGTAGCTCAGGGAATATCTAATTGTTCAATAGTAGAACTTTCTAAAAGGATATTGCCATTCTTGGCTGCAATGACTTTTGCACAAATGGTACTATTGATATTTCCTGACATAGTAATGTGTTTACCTAGATTATTTTTTTAAGGAGATGTGATTAAATGAAAATAGCAAAATATGAATTATTTGAAATTCCACCAAGATGGTTATTTTTGAGAATAGAAACAGATACTGGATTAGTTGGATGGGGAGAACCAGTAGTAGAGGGAAGAGCAAGTACTGTAAAAGGTGCAGTAAAAGAATTAATGGATAACTATATGATTGGAAAAAATCCACTGGCAATAGAAGATCACTGGAATGTATTATACAGAGGAGGATTCTATAGAGGAGGAGCTATTATGATGAGTGCCCTTGCTGGAATAGACCAAGCCCTTTGGGATATAAAAGGAAAATATTTAAATCAGCCAGTGTATGAATTAATGGGTGGAAAATGCAGAGATAAAATGAAGGTTTATTCTTGGATAGGTGGAGATAGACCCAATGATGTAGCAGCAGCAGCTAAAGAAAAACAAGATCAAGGATTTACTGCAATAAAGATGAATGCTACTGAAGAGCTACAATTTATTGATTCATACGAAAAAATAGATGCTGTTTTAGAAAGAGTAGAAGCTATAAGAAAAGCAACTGGAAAATATTTTGGAATTGCTGTGGATTTTCATGGAAGAGTTCATAAACCTATGGCCAAGATATTGGCTAAAAAATTAGAACAATATGATTTGATGTTTATAGAAGAACCAGTTTTATGTGAGAATAAAGAATCTTTTAGAGATATTGCCAATGCTACTTCTATTCCAATAGCAACAGGAGAAAGACTATTCTCAAGATGGGATTTTAAAGATATATTATCTAGTGGATATGTAGATATAATACAGCCAGATTTATCACATGCTGGAGGAATTACAGAAGTTAAAAAGATTGCTTCAATGGCAGAGGCATATGATATAGCAGTAGCTCCACATTGTCCATTAGGACCAATAGCTCTTGCTGCATGCCTTCATTTAGATGCAACTACATATAATGCTGTAATTCAAGAACAAAGTATGGGTATTCATTACAATAAGGGAAAAGATGTTTTAGATTATGTAAAAAATAAAGAAGATTTTAAATTTACAGAAGGATATGTAAATATTTGCTCAAAAGCAGGATTAGGAGTAGATGTTAATGAAGAACTTGTAAGAGAACTTTCTAAAACTCCTCATAATTGGAAAAATCCTATATGGAGACATAAAGATGGTTCATTTGCTGAATGGTAAAAATAAAGGGATAGATGAAAATTTTTCATCTATCTCTTTTTGTATTTACATTTCTAATATTATTTTATTTAAAACTTCTAGAGGAGATAAATCACGAAATTCATCTCTCATCTTTTTTTTCTTTGCTTCTATCTCAGCTTTTTCTTCTGGGGTAAGAGCGTTGGGATCATACTCTGGAGGAGCCATATATTTTCTTATATTATATTTTGATACTACTCTATCAACAGGATCAAAATAGATTGTAAGAATAGTTTCTTTAAGAGAATCCTCATTTTTTAATATTTTTTAGGAAGAAGTTTTTTTAATATGTCTTTATGTTCGTCAGTATTATTTAAATAATAACTTCCATTATAATAAGTTATACCATAAAATCTATTTTTTTTAGCAATAACAAAATCGGGCTTTCCAAAAAATTCTCTCATTTCTTTTTCAGTAGATCTATATGGTATTATAACAGGATTCAGAGATCTTTCTACGTGGAAGACGAGCATTTTTTCTGTTATAGAAGAACAGCCAGTCAAGAAAAAAATACAAATAATAACATAAAAAAGTCTAAGAAATTTATTTGAATTCAAGAGAATATCCTCCTTAAATTATATATGTTTTTCTATGAAAATTATAACATATAATTATGGCTTTTTTAGAAAATTTCAAAATAAAAATATAAAAAAAATATAAATATGGTATCATAAATTATTAAGACAAATTTTAGAAAAAATAGAGTGAAAATGATATTAAAAATAGACAGAGAAAAAATTTAAAAAGAATGCTTTGAATTATTAATACCTATTTTAATTTTAAAGAGGGACAGTATAATTCTTATAAAAAGTATTTTAGAGATGAAAATATTTTGAGATTAATTAAAAATATGATAAAAATAGTAGAAAAATTTCTTTCAAGAAGATATGTTGAAATAGATAAATTTAGGAGAGAATTATTTATTTTTAGAAAATTACATAGATCCTGTAAAAATAAAGTGAGGCTGGATTTTAACCAGCCTCAAATACTTTATTTAGTTTTATCAGATATAATTGCTCCAGATGCAGCGCCAACACCAGCACCTACTATAGTACCAGTATTACCTCCAATTATATGTCCTGCTACAGCACCAACTGCTGCACCAGTAGCTATATGTTTTTCAGTACGAGTACAACCTGCGAATACGATGGTTAATACAGCCATTATTAAAAAAGTTTTTTTCATTTTTATCCCTCCTTTTGTAATGAAATAAGTTACCCTTCTCATTAAGAGATATACAAAAAAATTATATTTATCCTTTATAATTTAATGATAACATATTTTTTACCTTTATAGATAATATTTTCTTGAATTTTTTTATTTATCTTTTCAAATTTTCTATGAGTATACTTTCTAGCATGCTTAGGAGGATAATCTTCAAAAGTCCTAGATGACATAAGCGCAATAGTAAGATCAAGTTCAGCTTTATCAGGAGTTACAAGATAATCTTCACCAGAAAAAGAAAAAAGTATTCCAGGGTACATATGATCATTTTTTATTTGTTTAAAGTTAAAGGTTTTTCCTGTTTTATTAACAAGAAATTGTCCAAGGGCATTTATTCTATCTATCATTTATTTTTCACCTTCTTTTTTCCTGATTTTTTATTTTTTAATGATTGAGAACCAAATTTTTTTGAAATAGATTTTTTTTCAATAGTTTTCTTTTTAGCAACAGAATAGCCAAAACTTCCAATAGCTTCTTTAGGCATTGGAAAGTATTCACCATGAGAATAACTTATAAGATTTGCCCATTCAAAATGAATTTTTTCATTTTCATCAAGAAGTCTTGAATCTATATGAGAACAAAGTACTTCTGCAAGAAAGAGCTCATGTGTTCCTAATGGAATTATATTTTTAACTTTACATTCTATATTTACAGGACATTCATCAATATATGAACTTTTTACCTCTGTACCTTCTATCATGGTAAACTTCATTTCTTCTATTTTATTGTTGGTTCTTCCAGAACGAACACCACAATAGTCTGTTTCTCTGGTAAGTTTTCTAGTTGGAAGATTTACTGTAAATTCCATAGTTTCTTTTATATATTCATATGAAAGTCTTTCAGGCCTGATAGAGATAGATAACATAGGAGGTTTTGTACAAATAGTACCAGTCCATGCTACAGTGAAAACATTTTCTTTACCTTCAGAATTTCTACTTGTAACAAGAACTACAGGAACGGGATTAAGTACAACGCTTCCCTTAAATAGGTTTTTTTTCATAATATATCCTTTCTTTGATTATTTCATTTTTAGAAAATTATAACATTTTTTCTTAATTGCTACAAATAATAAAATAAGGATTGTTGTTGCTTATAGAAAAACCATATGATATACTAAGATTATAAAGTTGAGTGAAAAAGGTGAAACTTATGAATAATTATGTTATTTTAAAAGGGAAAAAAGACAGATTAGTGATACATTTAAATTCAGAAGTAGATTTTTTGACTCTTAGAGACAGCTTAGTCGAAAAAGTAAGAGAGGCTAGGAATTTTATTGGAAATGTTCAGTTGGCTATTGAATTTAGCAACAGGATATTATCAGAATTAGAGGAAAATGTACTAATTGATCTAATAAAATTAAATAGTGATATTAATATCACTTATGTATTTTCTGAGAGTGGCTCTGAAAAAAAAGACAAGATAAAATTCTTTAAGGCTGTAACAGAAGAAGGACCTACAAAATTTTTTAGGGGTACTTTGAGATCTGGAAGTAAGTTGGAATATGATGGAAACATAGTAATTTTAGGAGATGTGAATCCTGGAGCACTAGTAAGAGCAAGAGGGAATGTAATAGTTCTTGGATATTTAAATGGTACTATATATGCTGGTCTTGATGAAGATTCAGATGCTTTTATAGGAGCTAATTTTATGAATCCCATTCAAATGGTAATTGGTGCAGTTACTGCAAAGCCTATGCAAAAAGAGATTCTTGATACCAACAAGATAGACAGAAAAGGTGGATTCAAAATAGCTTACATCAAAAACAATGAAATATTTATCGAAGATTTTAGCACACGTTCATTTTGTGAATAACCAAAAATTTATGTTGGGAGTGGATTAAGATGGCAAAGGTGTTTGTAGTTACATCAGGAAAGGGAGGAGTAGGTAAAACAACTACTACTGCTAACCTTGGAGCTGGTCTGGCTCTTAAAGGCAATAAAGTGCTTTTAATAGATACAGATATTGGGTTAAGAAATCTTGATGTTGTAATAGGGCTTGAAAATAGAATAGTTTATGATTTAGTTGATGTGATAGAAGGAAGATGCAGAATAGCACAGGCTCTTATTAAGGATAAGAGATGTTCTAATTTGTGTCTTTTGCCAGCTGCACAGATTAGAGATAAAAATGATATAAATGGAGATCAGATGAAAACTCTGATAGAAGCTTTGAGAAAAGATTTTGATTATATAATAATAGATTGCCCTGCTGGAATTGAGCAAGGTTTTAAAAATGCAATAGCAGCAGCAGACGAAGCTATTGTAGTGACAACTCCTGAAATATCTGCAACAAGAGATGCAGATAGAATAATTGGATTATTAGAAGCTAATGATATAAGAAATCCAAAGCTTATAATTAATCGTATAAAAATGGATATGGTAAAAGCAGGGAATATGCTTGGAGTAGAAGATATTTTAGATATTCTTGCAATACCTTTGCTTGGAGTTATTCCCGATGATGAAAATATAGTTATATCAACTAATAAAGGAGAACCTTTAGTATATAAAGGGGAGTCTTTAGCAGCAGAAGCATATAGAAATGTGGTATTAAGAATGACAGGGAAAGAGGTTCCTTTTCTTGATTTAGATGTGAAGCAGGGATTCTTTGATAAACTAAAAATGGTTTTTGGAAAGTAGGTGTATTATGGGAATTTTTGATTTTTTTAAAAAAAGTGATACTCAATCTAAAAATATTGCTAAAGACAGACTTAAATTAGTTTTAATTCATGACAGAGCAATGTTACCTTCTGGTGTACTTGAAGATATGAAAGATGATATAATAGCTGCAATATCAAAGTATGTAGATATTGATAGGAATAGTTTAAATATAGAAGTGGCTCAAAGTCCAGAAAATAAAAGAAGAACAACTTTGATAGCCAATATACCATTAATAATAAAAAAAACTGAAGAAGAATAATAAAAATATTATGATAAATAAGAAATGGCAAAATAGAAAAAGACAGAATTTAGAGAGAACTCTATTTTCTGTCTTTTTTCTTCCTATTTTTTAGAAGATTTTCATTTTTAAATTTATTTATTTTTATAAAAAAATCAAAAATAGTTTTAAGTTCGCTATCAGTAAAATTATCTTCTAGAAATAGTTCTATTTCTTTTTCTTTTTTTAAAAACTGCTTGTATATATTTAAATATATTTTTGTTCCAGATTTTGTAAGTGAAAGAAATACCTCTTTTTTATTAGGTGGCATTTGAAAAGTTTCTATAAGGTCAATAGAGTGAAGCTTTTTAATAGCTTTGCTAGTGTATCCTTTACTACTTTTCATTTTTTTTGATAATTGAGTAATATTTATATTTTCATTAGAACCAATATGATAAATAAATTATAATCAGATATATTAAGATTAGAAATTATATCTATTTCTAAAAACTCGTCCTCTTTTTCAGATAGATATTGAAATTCTTTCATACTTAGATATATTTCTGGGATAAATCTATTTCTGGGTT
Above is a window of Fusobacterium varium DNA encoding:
- the dgoD gene encoding D-galactonate dehydratase, whose amino-acid sequence is MKIAKYELFEIPPRWLFLRIETDTGLVGWGEPVVEGRASTVKGAVKELMDNYMIGKNPLAIEDHWNVLYRGGFYRGGAIMMSALAGIDQALWDIKGKYLNQPVYELMGGKCRDKMKVYSWIGGDRPNDVAAAAKEKQDQGFTAIKMNATEELQFIDSYEKIDAVLERVEAIRKATGKYFGIAVDFHGRVHKPMAKILAKKLEQYDLMFIEEPVLCENKESFRDIANATSIPIATGERLFSRWDFKDILSSGYVDIIQPDLSHAGGITEVKKIASMAEAYDIAVAPHCPLGPIALAACLHLDATTYNAVIQEQSMGIHYNKGKDVLDYVKNKEDFKFTEGYVNICSKAGLGVDVNEELVRELSKTPHNWKNPIWRHKDGSFAEW
- the flr gene encoding Flavoredoxin, with the translated sequence MKKNLFKGSVVLNPVPVVLVTSRNSEGKENVFTVAWTGTICTKPPMLSISIRPERLSYEYIKETMEFTVNLPTRKLTRETDYCGVRSGRTNNKIEEMKFTMIEGTEVKSSYIDECPVNIECKVKNIIPLGTHELFLAEVLCSHIDSRLLDENEKIHFEWANLISYSHGEYFPMPKEAIGSFGYSVAKKKTIEKKSISKKFGSQSLKNKKSGKKKVKNK
- the dgoA_1 gene encoding 2-dehydro-3-deoxy-6-phosphogalactonate aldolase, translated to MYEELLKVLRKEKIVAILRDVPLEKFEKTLEILKKEGIKILEITLNSKDVEKQFEILKEKYLNDFVIGAGTVVTLEGLNFAVENGAKFILTPNIDEEILKEAEKIGILCVCGFFTASEAMKAKKYSCCKILKLFPAGEVPFSYLKSLKGPINDLECMAVGGVNRNNVSEFLKAGFSCLGIGSSLVDNKLIKAGKFDELRENIIAIKKAAESF
- the siaT_2 gene encoding Neu5Ac permease, whose protein sequence is MQIFMIMMIIFIIAIFIGIPIAYCIGISGLVGLFISGISVEFVAKTVFTGLDSYTFLAIPMFILAGLIMEKGGISNRLIKLATSLVGNVYGGLGIITVIACFFFAAISGSSPATVAAIGAMMIPAMKEEGYDTAFAGALTAASGSMGVLVPPSVTMIIYAITAEVSIGELFLAGFVPGALLTVCLIVTVYIIAKKNNYRSKKVERLSGKDFLKAVWNAKWSMLIPFIILGGIYSGIFTATESAIVAVVYALVISIFVHKELKFSQVPIIVAQAALTTSTVVIILGFAIAFARYLTMAQIPQEFAKEILSLTNNVYVIYLMFIVLAFVAGTFMAIEAQILIFTPMFLPILKNLGVDPIHFGIIFIISAQIGFLTPPVGVNLFVAQGISNCSIVELSKRILPFLAAMTFAQMVLLIFPDIVMCLPRLFF
- a CDS encoding 2-keto-3-deoxy-galactonokinase — its product is MKKIVTIDAGTSNLRIRIVEGKNIIFEKKENYGVKIGKEKFKNELYKLLKECIKENKIEKEEIECIIASGMITSALGLMEIEHLYVPVSLEKFSKSMVKVKFFEFEIYLITGIKVEKEYFKEEHLKSIDVIRGEEVEVFGILEEIKVDEPTLVILPGSHNKFIEVSDGNIVDLLTTMSGEIYDVMTKYTILKTSVDEKFADKIEKKYLELGNKIGKKYGINQGSFMLRGLDLSEKLTINEKSNYLLGLVLSEDITSLEKNGYLKKYKKLIIAGGNIIAKGLFELLSEMKLDNDIRIISSNELATKGALKIWEQSKK
- the norM_1 gene encoding Na(+)/drug antiporter, coding for MLDKLKLDKRFIKTLLVLAVPIILQSLVTASLNLLDNLMIGSLGENEIAAVGISNQFYMVYYYSIMGITLGAGIFMSQFWGKKDISSIHKFLGISLVFGIIATIFYAAVAFFMPEKIMNIFTKEIIVISLGKNYLRMVALSYIFTTISLAFAASLRSIGQTKIPMYGSLVGLVFNGILNYIFIFGKFGAPAMGVAGAALGTTVSRCMELSFILFIIYKNKNIVAGNLSQLLNFDFSLVIKFFKTATPVIFNDVMWIGGITAYFVAYSKLGTNATATMQIANTINNVFNIFGIGIASASAILIGNKIGAGLEEEAKKDALKISVFGVMIGIIIGVVFFVVAPLIAMLFKITPETYQNVIVVLRIMAAALPLRFFGIVQIIGVLRGGGDVLYAIVTELVAVWCIGVPLSFLGAVYFKFPIVLVYLMVCLEEPFKVVATVPRLRSGKWIKNLIK
- a CDS encoding TRAP-type mannitol/chloroaromatic compound transport system, periplasmic component yields the protein MKKLLIVCMFIVLSTFGYAEKVMRVGLGVPESHFEYKGMELFKKNLEEKTNKEIRVELYPSNQIGVDQEVLEQIKFGAAHMNLPDPAVLGTFVKEFQFLSFPFIFDTQEKAMEVCNGEWGDELLKKLEKAGYVGLGFGPFGFRHVTNNAREIKSIEDFKGLKIRTMQNPLHLKVFRALGANPTPMPFSELFSALQQGVVDGQENPMMNIYSQKISEVQKYGTMTGHVYSWVVLVVGKISMIH
- a CDS encoding Glycine zipper 2TM domain, with protein sequence MKKTFLIMAVLTIVFAGCTRTEKHIATGAAVGAVAGHIIGGNTGTIVGAGVGAASGAIISDKTK
- the siaT_1 gene encoding Neu5Ac permease; its protein translation is MGERKEFEYYVITGAMLLLVLMGVLQILFRFVLNFSLSWTEELSRYLFILMVYTGASLALKRKKHVRVELIDIYVKSKIKKYIFIFNDIVMIWLLLLVGYAGLKISMTTYEMEQLSPALGLPMYLVYGIIPLTFLFGACRAFQVLIAEIKGGKE
- the allR_1 gene encoding Negative regulator of allantoin and glyoxylate utilization operons; the protein is MLNKSTLKTMEILEKISNSKNGMTITQLSKELEIPRSSVDDIVKALIFKKYLYCCDESLKLYQLGNKIFELSLKMRSKREVLDIVTPFLRELVNEFNDTLFFGLKDGDDILYLSKIESSKTVRTTAVLGSRKSLYYTGLGKAILSTYSEKDLDEYIARTKLEPKTDYTIVDSDKLKKDILETKKRGYSIDYREGDIEVSCVAAPIYQEGKIFGAISLAGLYTTIDEEETRKRGKKIKDTAEKISEILN